The following nucleotide sequence is from Roseivirga sp. BDSF3-8.
ATGACGTACCACATACCGGAAGCACACGCTACCAGGATGAAGTGAAGCCTATCCCCGCGGTAGCTATCAGTACCGAGGACGCCGACCTGCTAAGCAGCCTGATGCAGAATGACGAAAAGGTCAGCTTCCATATGGAAACGCATGGCCGGATGATGGGCGAAAAGCTCTCTTACAATGTGATAGGTGAAATACGGGGAACGGAAAAGCCTCAGGAAATCATCGTAGTGAGTGGCCATCTGGACAGCTGGGATGTCGGCGAGGGAGCACATGACGATGGGGCAGGCGTGGTCCATGCCGTGGAAGTATTACGCATAATGAAAAAGCTCGACATTCAGCCTAAACATACAATCAGGGCCGTGATGTACATGAATGAAGAAAACGGCCTGCGCGGAGGCCGTGAATATGCCCGGGTGGCCAAAGAAAAAGGAGAGGTCCATATAGCAGCCATGGAGTCTGATAGCGGAGGTTTTACCCCGCTTGGCTTTAGTATAGATGGCTCACCCAGGCACGTGGTCAAAATGCAGTCATGGGCAGACCTGTTTATCCCCTACCAGGTATTTCTGTTTGTACCGGGATATGGAGGGGCCGATATTGGTCCGCTTAAGGAACAGGGAGTACCCCTGATAGGCTACCGGCCTGACTCGCAGAGGTATTTTGACTACCACCATACAGCAGCAGATGTATTCGAGGCCGTAGATGACCGGGAGTTGCACAAAGGCGCCGCTACTATGACAGCCATGATCTATCTCATAGACAAATACGGCCTTTAACACATCCCCTAACTTTATGGCGTGTGCCCCGTTCTAACAAACACCTATTACTCGCATAATGAAAACAACGATCAAACTTCTTTTGGGCCTCATAATAGTGGCCTCACTAAGCTCATGCGGCTATAACAGCATGGTAACTAAGGAAGAGCAGGTTGCCCAGGCCTGGTCACAGGTTGAAAACCAGTACCAGCGCCGTGCTGATCTTATTCCTAATCTGGTAAATACAGTCAAAGGCTATGCAGACTTTGAGCAGGAAACACTCACAAACGTAATAGAGGCGCGGTCCAAAGCCACCAGCATAAACGTGGATGCTGACAATCTGAACCCTGATCAAATTCAGCAGTTTCAACAGGCTCAGGAACAATTGAGTGGTGCACTGTCAAGGTTGTTAGTAACCGTGGAACGCTATCCTGAATTAAAAGCCAATCAAAACTTCAGCGAACTACAGGCCCAGTTGGAAGGGACAGAAAACCGCATTTCAGTAGAAAGAGGACGCTTCAATGAGGCCGTTCAGGAGTACAATGCCTATATCAGACGATTCCCTCAAAATATCACAGCAGGCATGTTCGGTTTTGATAAAAAAGGGTATTTCGAGGCCTCCGAAGGTGCAGAAACTCCGCCAACTGTAGAATTTTAGATCTATGCCTAAAGATGCGCTACGAAATGAGGACCGGCAGGCAGTATTATCTGCCATAGAAAAGGCAGAACGAAACACCTCAGGAGAAATCCGGGTACACCTGGAGAACCACTGTAAGGGTGAAACCCTCGAACGTGCCCTCCAAATATTCGAAAAACTCAACATGCATAAGACCACTCTGCGCAACGGAGTGTTGTTCTACCTCGCAATAAAAGATCACCGGTTTGCTATATTTGGTGATGAAGGCATCAACCACCGAGTACCTGACAACTTCTGGGAGGATATCCGCGAGCATATGGAAGCCCACTTCCGACAGGGCCGCCTCGCAGAGGGACTGGTTGAGGGCATAGAAATGGCAGGCAAACAGCTTGGGCAACACTTCCCTTTTCAATCAGGCGACAAAAACGAGCTCCCTGACGACATATCTTTTGGCAAATGACACGACACAGGATATCAGATATGAGAAAGAGTCTGCCTTCATGGGTGGTAACTTTACTATTCTTCATAGTTAGCACAGGTGCCCAGGCACAGGAATTTCCCGAAAAACCCAACCCTCCCAGGGCCGTCAACGACTTTGCAGGCATACTATCCGGAACCGAAGAAAACCAACTGGAAAGCATGCTACGCCAATTTAACGATACCACTTCAAATGCCATAGTGGTCGTAACCATACAGACCACCGGCGGCCAGGCCATTGCTCAATATGGAGTGGAGCTAGCCCACCAATGGGGCATAGGACGCAGGGATGTGGACAACGGCATTTTGCTGTTGGTAGCTGTTGATGATAAGGACGTCAATATTAGTACCGGTTACGGCGTGGAAGGCGCCGTTCCTGATGCAATAGCTAAGCGGATTATTAATAACCGCATATTACCTGCCTTTCGTGATGGAGAGTATCACAGAGGCATAGAAGCAGGTGTACGGGCCCTTATGGACCTGACTGCCGGTGAATACGAGCCTGCCGAAAGCCCCGATAATTCTGAAGGGTCCCCCATCCCATCAATATTACTCATACTAGGCTTCATCTTTTTCTTCCTCATTCTGCCCCGGATACTCGCCCGGAAGGTTCGGCGCTCTCACATGAAAGGGAGAAGAGGCAAAAACCCCGATCTGCTCACACTGATTCTGCTAGGTATGTTCAACAACCGCGGAGGCCGAGGTGGCGGTTTTGGAGGCGGCAGCGGTGGAGGCTTTGGCGGAGGGGGCGGAGGCGGAGGCTTCGGTGGTTTTGGCGGCGGAGGCTTCGGAGGTGGCGGAGCCAGCGGGAGCTGGTAGATAAGTTAAAGTGAGGACAGTATTAACGCATAGCCCATCTTTTGTGGAAGAAAGAGACTACGAGCAACTGTACATACCCAGTATACTTACTTGTACTTAATAGAAGTAACTTCAGCTAATTCTTTATTCCTCCCGAAATTTAATTCCACTACCTCTCCTTTCTTCTTACCATTTACCGCTTTTGCAATCGGGGCTACGAACCCGATTTTACCCTTTTTTATATCCGCTTCATCCACCCCCACTATCTGAAACTTTCGTTTCATCCCTGGCTTGCCCCCCTCTTTGGTTTTCAGTTCCACCGTAGCCCCAAAGCGAACCTCGTCCCCATCCTGTCCCGAATTGTCTACCACCCTGGCACTACCGATGCGCTCGTTTAGCTGGGCGATCTTAGCCTTAATAATGCCCAGTTCACGCCGGGCATCGCTATCCTTTTCCGGCATCACCTCCAGTCTGTTACGCTCAGTCTCAAGCTCAGTGTGCTCACTCCGGAGCATTTCCAGCCCGTAAGGCGTCACATAGTTTGTGGCCCCGGCCGGTAAGGCTGCCCGCGGTGGGATAATCGGCGGTTCGCCACTGTCATCTTCTTTTACAAATGCTCTACTCATAAACCTATTAGCTCTTTAGCTTCATAACATGAAGGCCACTACTCCTTTAATGTTCACAACATTAAATAAAAAACAGTTCTATACCTCCGGAAAACACTGCCTTACCCAGCCGTAGCTACTAACCATGTTTTTCACGAACCTGATCGGCAGAGACACGCACCAGCTCTTCCAGCACCGCAGTATCCACGTCCTCCATCTTATTGATGTACAGGCAGCTTTTACCCGTCTTGTACTTTCCCAATTTATTAAGGAGGGCTCCATATTCCTTAAACCCATCCATTATGTATACGCTCATGCGTTGTTTGCGGGGGCTGAAACCCGCCAGAAACCAATCTCCCTCTCTCCCACTTTCATAGACATAGTGGTAAGAACCATAGCCAACTATATCCTTCCCCCACATTTTCGGCTCCTCACCGGTTGCTTTTCTCATCATATCCAATAGAAAAAGCGCATCCTCCATTCGCTTAGGGTGATCGATAGACCTAATAAAGGTTATCACATCTCCCTCATTAGATTTAGTTTTCATCTCAGTCATCTTAATATAATTACATTATTCAACAAATACCATTGCACTTATTTTATTGCATTAATTCAATATAAGACCCTAAAGCCATCTTCTGGAATCGATTTCTGTCCCCTGTCTCATAGTAAACGGAGAATAGCACTAAGGTGATTATTTCTAAGAAATTAGCAATCTCAATGAATATTTCTTACCGCAAACGTTTGCAGCTTCCCCACTAGTTGTCAAATTATTAAAAGTTGTATATTATAGGTAAAACAAAATTTTTAACCAGCATGGTAAGCAAAGACCAAAAAACCACATCTTAATTTTTGTCAATATGAAGAATATTCTACTTATGCTCGTGCTACTGGGCGCCACCATGTGGCAACCCCTGTTTGCACAGAAGAGCCGGATAACCGGGGTTGTTACCGACTCACTTTCAGGTGAGGGAATTCCCGGTGTTAATGTTAGAGTGGAAGGGACCACCACTGGTACGGCTACTGGCCTGGATGGAGACTATTCCATCATGGCTGAACCCACCGATGAACTTGTGTTTTCCTTTGTAGGCTACGGCGAAAAAACTGTAACCGTTGGAAACAGAACAAACATCAATGTTACCCTTACCGAAGAACTATCTCAATTACAGGAGATCGTCGTAATTGGTTACGGGCAGGAAGAAAAGCGGGACGCCACAGGAGCACTGGAAACTGTTAAGGCCAAGGATTTTAACAAGGGCGTGATCTCCAGTCCTGAGGAGTTGATACAAGGTAAAGCAGCTGGTGTGCAGATCACGCAGGCAAGTGGCGAACCCGGGGCAGGTGTAAACGTGCGAATCAGGGGAACCTCATCCGTTAGGGCCGGTAATAACCCTCTCTTTGTTGTAGACGGTATCCCCCTTGCAGGAGATGCCATCACAGGGGGCGGTGTGGATATAGGCCGTGGAACCGGATCATCAAGAAACCCACTTAACTTCCTAAACCCTAATGACATAGCCAGTATAGACATCCTTAAAGACGCCTCTGCAACAGCCATTTATGGTAGTAGAGGCGCAAATGGGGTTATCCTGATTACCACCAAAAGCGGACAGGGGGCCAAAAACAGGATTACCTTTTCCACACAAGGTAGCGTCTCCAGAGCCGCCAATACTTATGATTTACTTGAGAGGGATGAGTTTTTAGAAGCCTACGAAAATGCAGGTGGCGACCTGGCAGTAGGTGACCTGGGAGCCGATACAGACTGGCAGGATGAAATCTTCAGAACAGCCATATCTCAAAAGCATGACCTTTCTTACGCCACTACTTATAATAATGGTAATGTGAGGGTAGGACTCGGGTACCAGGATCAGGTCGGTATTGTGGAAAACAGTTCACTGGAAAGGCTAAACGCCCGATTGAATGCCCAGCACCGCTTCCTCAACGATAAATTGACGATAAACTTTCAGGGTACGGTCAGCCGCCTGAACGACGAGGCACCCCCTATTTTCAATGACACAGGTTTTGAAGGAGACTTGCTTTCATCAGCCTATTCGGGTAACCCCACATGGCCTGCTGACCCAACCGTACAGCCTAGTAACAACTTCGCTAACCCTAACTCATACCTGGAGTACTTCCTCGATGAGGCCGAAACGGACAGATACCTTCTTGGCGCATCGGCCAAATATGATATCACTAACAACCTGGCTGTTACAGTCAACGGGGGTTATGACAGAAGCTCTGGCTTCAGAGGTGCAGCCTTTTCCAGCCTTTTAGGTATAGGAGGTGGTATCAACGGTAACGGGCGTGGGGCTTATACCGAAAGAGACCTGGATTCATACCTTTTCGAAGTTTTTGGTAACTATAAGATCAATGTAGGCAGTAACTCAAAACTGGAAGCACTATTAGGGTATTCATACCAGAAATTTAACCAGGAAGGCATCACAGTCAGAGGATGGGGATTTACACCCACTGATGAAGCCGCCATGATCAGCGATCTGGAGGCATCTGCCAATAGGCTCATGGGAGCTATAGATGGTCAGTACCAGCAGTTCGGATACCGCGAGGGTGTAGAGTTTTATACAAACAGGCTCTTTCCATCACCAGCACAAGAAGAAATCAACGAAAACGTCAGTGTGCCGGTTAGCACAGTAACCGGTAACATGTTTGATTTTTCTGATGAATTGCAGTCTTTCTTTACCAGGCTTAAGTATACTCTGAATGACAAATACCTGTTTACAGGTACCGTAAGAGTAGACGGATCAACAAAATTCGGTCGAGACAATAAGTATGGTATATTCCCTTCAGGAGCATTTGCCTGGCGGCTTGCCGATGAAGATTTCGTCCCTGACTTTTTCGATGATCTGAAATTCAGGATCGGATACGGTATCACTGGTAACCAGGAAATACCCCATAACCAACACAGGGAAAGACAGCAGTATACAGACATTACTATTAATGAAGGGGGAGAGATATTAGGGGGTGAAATCGCCAACGTTGCCTTCGGTAATGATGCAGTAAGCTGGGAAGAAACAAGACAGGCTAATGCGGGTCTTGATTTTGCTTTTGTCGGTGGCAGATTATCCGGTAGCCTGGACTTCTATCGAAGAAATACAACTGACCTGCTGTTAAAAGTAATCAGGTCACAGCCTGCACCTAACGAGTTCGCTATTGTGAACCTGGATGCAGACGTGATAAATAAGGGCATAGAGCTTATCCTGAACTATCAGGCGATAGCAACCAAAGACCTGAGTTTAGATATAAGTGTAAACGGTGCATATAATGATAACGTAATCCAAAACTTCCCTGGTCCGCCTATTAACACCGCCACAATTAACGGACAAGGGCTGACAGGGGCCTTCGCTCAGCGTATCCAGGACGGGTATCCACTATTTGCTTATTTCTTAAGAGATTTCAGAGGCATTAACGAAGATGGCCTTAGCGAGTACAATGTGGATGCCCAGGAATTTATAGGCAAAAGCCCTTTGCCAAAATTCAATGCAGGCTTAAACATTTCTGTTACTTATAAGAACTGGGACCTTTCTACCTTTATGTATGGCCAGTTTGGGCACTACATTTATAATAATACGGCAAATGCTTTCTTCTCTTATGGTTCACTCGCGAATGCGCGTAATATTACCCAGGAAGCCCTGGAATATGCCTTAGAAAATGGTGAAAGCCCATCCAACACACCTGATGCTTCTACAAGGTATCTTGAAAGTGGGGATTTTTGGAGAATGCAGAATCTGAACCTCGGCTATAATCTGCCCGTAGAGGACGGTTCGTTTCTCAAAAATTTCCGGATATTCGCCAGTGCACAGAACCTGTTTGTTATAACAGACTACTCTGGCTTAGACCCGGAAATCAATGTGGATAAGAGCATCGACGATATCCCTTCTGCAGGTATCGACTATACGGCTTACCCACGGGCACGTACTTATACTTTGGGATTAAATCTTTCATTCTAAAGACTTGAAACCATGACACGTAAATTATATACATTTCTTTCTTTAACCCTGGCAGCCAGTATTGGTATTACAGCCTGTACTGACCTCGAGGTCGAGGAGTCGGACTCCGTTTTTATCGCATCAGCATCCGGAGAGTTCACTGGCGTTGAGCCCGGACCCACACTTTCGAGTGGATACGCTGATCTGCGCGCCTTTACCGATCAGGCTAATTCATACGCCCTACACGAGATTACTTCTGATGAACTGTTGGTGCCCACCAGGGGCACCGACTGGGGAGACAACGGCATCTGGCGTACACTACACCAGCATACCTGGGATCCTACCCATCCCTATGTATTGTCCTCTTGGAACCAGTTTAATGCATTGGTTTTCAAAGCGACGCAGATCATAGACCCCCGCTCAAATGCAAATGCGCAGCAGTTAGCTGAAGCGAAGTTTTTGAGAGCCTATGCTATGTATCTGGTAGTAGACTTTTTTGGCCAGGTGCCATTCAGGGAAGTAGATGAGGGCCCTCTTGTGGAACCGCAGGTTCTGACTACGGAAGAGGCTATAAGCTTCATTCAGGACGACCTGAACGACGCCATAGCCAATCTGCCGGAATTAGGCCCCTCGGCTGATAATATAAGAGCTGGAAAAGCTGCGGCCCATTTTATCAATGCCAAATTACACCTGAATAAGCACGTCTTCCTCGGCAACAGCACTGCCGATGCAGCAGACATGGATGTGGTCATTAACAGCGTCAATCAGATCGAAGCGCTGGGCTATGAGTTGGAAGAAGGATACTTTGAAGTATTTGCCCCGGCAGAAGACACGGAAACCATTTTATACACAGATGGTAGTGTAGGTAACCGCATATGGAACGGCTTGCACTATTTTCAGGATGCTCCTGGTAACGAAGGTGGCGGATGGAATGGATTCTCTACCACCGCTGAATTCTATGCCCTCTTTGAAGGCGATGCCGAATCGAATACTCCCGGAAGTAACCAGGAGGAACGACGTGGTTATGTACCTACGGATGGTTCGAATTTTGGCATCGGTTATGGCATGCTCTTCGGCCAGCAGTATGACGAGTCCGGCGCGCCACTTAACGACCGGGCCGGGAGACCTCTAGTGTTTACCAAAG
It contains:
- a CDS encoding M28 family peptidase → MTSFSIRRSALFFTLLLSSCLAWGQSSRHQVKDSVILKKIYEEALAHGEAYDNLRSLTKGIGHRLSGSPQAAAAVEWGRQLMEDYGFDTVYLQPVMVPHWVRGGEDKARIVGSSKVGDMDVDVIALGNTVGTGQGGITAPLVEVQDFEELKKLGKKTVEGKIVFFNRPMDPKHVTTFTAYSGAVDQRGSGPAEAAKLGAVGVVVRSMHVGHDDVPHTGSTRYQDEVKPIPAVAISTEDADLLSSLMQNDEKVSFHMETHGRMMGEKLSYNVIGEIRGTEKPQEIIVVSGHLDSWDVGEGAHDDGAGVVHAVEVLRIMKKLDIQPKHTIRAVMYMNEENGLRGGREYARVAKEKGEVHIAAMESDSGGFTPLGFSIDGSPRHVVKMQSWADLFIPYQVFLFVPGYGGADIGPLKEQGVPLIGYRPDSQRYFDYHHTAADVFEAVDDRELHKGAATMTAMIYLIDKYGL
- a CDS encoding YgcG family protein codes for the protein MRKSLPSWVVTLLFFIVSTGAQAQEFPEKPNPPRAVNDFAGILSGTEENQLESMLRQFNDTTSNAIVVVTIQTTGGQAIAQYGVELAHQWGIGRRDVDNGILLLVAVDDKDVNISTGYGVEGAVPDAIAKRIINNRILPAFRDGEYHRGIEAGVRALMDLTAGEYEPAESPDNSEGSPIPSILLILGFIFFFLILPRILARKVRRSHMKGRRGKNPDLLTLILLGMFNNRGGRGGGFGGGSGGGFGGGGGGGGFGGFGGGGFGGGGASGSW
- a CDS encoding RagB/SusD family nutrient uptake outer membrane protein, which gives rise to MTRKLYTFLSLTLAASIGITACTDLEVEESDSVFIASASGEFTGVEPGPTLSSGYADLRAFTDQANSYALHEITSDELLVPTRGTDWGDNGIWRTLHQHTWDPTHPYVLSSWNQFNALVFKATQIIDPRSNANAQQLAEAKFLRAYAMYLVVDFFGQVPFREVDEGPLVEPQVLTTEEAISFIQDDLNDAIANLPELGPSADNIRAGKAAAHFINAKLHLNKHVFLGNSTADAADMDVVINSVNQIEALGYELEEGYFEVFAPAEDTETILYTDGSVGNRIWNGLHYFQDAPGNEGGGWNGFSTTAEFYALFEGDAESNTPGSNQEERRGYVPTDGSNFGIGYGMLFGQQYDESGAPLNDRAGRPLVFTKDFSGLTGNRENTGVRVIKYHPENGSFVGHYILFRFADAHLMKAEAELRKGNTGEALALVNELRTIRDASPLSSLSESDLLDERGRELYAEGWRRNDQIRFGTFTREWDLKGGTSEEYRTLFPIPANAVALNPNLEQNPGY
- a CDS encoding TPM domain-containing protein; this translates as MPKDALRNEDRQAVLSAIEKAERNTSGEIRVHLENHCKGETLERALQIFEKLNMHKTTLRNGVLFYLAIKDHRFAIFGDEGINHRVPDNFWEDIREHMEAHFRQGRLAEGLVEGIEMAGKQLGQHFPFQSGDKNELPDDISFGK
- a CDS encoding GreA/GreB family elongation factor; the protein is MSRAFVKEDDSGEPPIIPPRAALPAGATNYVTPYGLEMLRSEHTELETERNRLEVMPEKDSDARRELGIIKAKIAQLNERIGSARVVDNSGQDGDEVRFGATVELKTKEGGKPGMKRKFQIVGVDEADIKKGKIGFVAPIAKAVNGKKKGEVVELNFGRNKELAEVTSIKYK
- a CDS encoding DUF1801 domain-containing protein, yielding MKTKSNEGDVITFIRSIDHPKRMEDALFLLDMMRKATGEEPKMWGKDIVGYGSYHYVYESGREGDWFLAGFSPRKQRMSVYIMDGFKEYGALLNKLGKYKTGKSCLYINKMEDVDTAVLEELVRVSADQVREKHG
- a CDS encoding SusC/RagA family TonB-linked outer membrane protein translates to MKNILLMLVLLGATMWQPLFAQKSRITGVVTDSLSGEGIPGVNVRVEGTTTGTATGLDGDYSIMAEPTDELVFSFVGYGEKTVTVGNRTNINVTLTEELSQLQEIVVIGYGQEEKRDATGALETVKAKDFNKGVISSPEELIQGKAAGVQITQASGEPGAGVNVRIRGTSSVRAGNNPLFVVDGIPLAGDAITGGGVDIGRGTGSSRNPLNFLNPNDIASIDILKDASATAIYGSRGANGVILITTKSGQGAKNRITFSTQGSVSRAANTYDLLERDEFLEAYENAGGDLAVGDLGADTDWQDEIFRTAISQKHDLSYATTYNNGNVRVGLGYQDQVGIVENSSLERLNARLNAQHRFLNDKLTINFQGTVSRLNDEAPPIFNDTGFEGDLLSSAYSGNPTWPADPTVQPSNNFANPNSYLEYFLDEAETDRYLLGASAKYDITNNLAVTVNGGYDRSSGFRGAAFSSLLGIGGGINGNGRGAYTERDLDSYLFEVFGNYKINVGSNSKLEALLGYSYQKFNQEGITVRGWGFTPTDEAAMISDLEASANRLMGAIDGQYQQFGYREGVEFYTNRLFPSPAQEEINENVSVPVSTVTGNMFDFSDELQSFFTRLKYTLNDKYLFTGTVRVDGSTKFGRDNKYGIFPSGAFAWRLADEDFVPDFFDDLKFRIGYGITGNQEIPHNQHRERQQYTDITINEGGEILGGEIANVAFGNDAVSWEETRQANAGLDFAFVGGRLSGSLDFYRRNTTDLLLKVIRSQPAPNEFAIVNLDADVINKGIELILNYQAIATKDLSLDISVNGAYNDNVIQNFPGPPINTATINGQGLTGAFAQRIQDGYPLFAYFLRDFRGINEDGLSEYNVDAQEFIGKSPLPKFNAGLNISVTYKNWDLSTFMYGQFGHYIYNNTANAFFSYGSLANARNITQEALEYALENGESPSNTPDASTRYLESGDFWRMQNLNLGYNLPVEDGSFLKNFRIFASAQNLFVITDYSGLDPEINVDKSIDDIPSAGIDYTAYPRARTYTLGLNLSF
- a CDS encoding LemA family protein, whose protein sequence is MKTTIKLLLGLIIVASLSSCGYNSMVTKEEQVAQAWSQVENQYQRRADLIPNLVNTVKGYADFEQETLTNVIEARSKATSINVDADNLNPDQIQQFQQAQEQLSGALSRLLVTVERYPELKANQNFSELQAQLEGTENRISVERGRFNEAVQEYNAYIRRFPQNITAGMFGFDKKGYFEASEGAETPPTVEF